Proteins encoded by one window of Arachis ipaensis cultivar K30076 chromosome B04, Araip1.1, whole genome shotgun sequence:
- the LOC110271507 gene encoding uncharacterized protein LOC110271507, protein MNAVAEAVREAAVAAARAVDHLGVKPPKFTGTLVATDADNWFRAIERSLRAQHVPEGQHGIQRLLQQDEGDIPWNIFKDEFYKKYFPRAARDAKEMELMQLKQGNTTVAEYARKFDDLCRFSKICQGNPADFEEWKCLKFEGGLREDLMSSVVPLEIRNFAELVNKCKLVEECAKKVSAFKASRQGFPPRNYNNYNWQPRRTDFKTPGVPHRRNPQVGNIPARPMGGNGGRPRQDNDVEELDILLRNAQRYSLGIQYEPSKKVECLP, encoded by the exons ATGAACGCTGTGGCTGAGGCAGTGCGTGAGGCTGCAgtagcagcggctagggctgttgatcATCTTGGA GTTAAACCACCTAAGTTTACaggtacactcgttgcgactgaTGCTGACAACTGGTTTCGAGCTATCGAACGATCACTGCGAGCGCAGCATGTTCCGGAAGGCCAACat gggatacagcgactgttGCAACAAGATGAAGGCGATATTCCTTGGAATATTTTTAAGgatgaattttataagaagtattttccgaGGGCAGCTCGTGATGCtaaggagatggaacttatgcagctgaaaCAGGGTAACACAACTGTTGCAGAATATGCCCGTAAGTTTGATGACTTGTGCCGTTTCTCCAAGATCTGCCAAGGGAATCctgctgactttgaagaatggaagtgtttgaagtTCGAAGGGGGCCTTCGTGAGGATCTGATGAGTTCAGTAGTTCCATTGGAGATACGAAATTTTGCTGAGCTGGTTAATAAGTGTAAGTTAGTAGAAGAATGTGCTAAGAAGGTAAGTGCCTTTAAAGCAAGTCGTCAAGGATTTCCACCAAGGAACTACAATAATTATAATTGGCAACCACGAAGGACAGACTTCAAGACACCTGGTGTGCCACATCGAAGAAACCCACAGGTTGGTAACATCCCTGCTCGCCCTATGGGAGGAAACGGAGGTAGACCGAGGCAGGATAATG ATGTGGAGGAACTGGACATATTGCTAAGGAATGCCCAAAGATATTCGCTCGGAATCCAGTACGAACCCAGCAAAAAGGTCGAGTGTTTGCCATGA
- the LOC107636521 gene encoding uncharacterized protein LOC107636521, whose amino-acid sequence MTKNFDFVTDVNARKLDSNFKVYIVRIWEVPSKYNEKEIGSIEMILQDCNGGRIYATIPRALAKKWSGNIIEFEMYTMTNFIVFDNKTISKNDLIGKVVGKEDPQGLITSKGLMTKRMVVIWKILSMYCATMNLVDHILPHTNDGRVEPLIVVLQYFKATRWNGKTSVQSNFDISKFHINPTLKEIDSFRCRLLSGGPSSSARISQVSSPAAWSANDEFNRGSVSVKTIEDALNSIEEGKNDWFYKACRRCPKKVETPIGEWYECGKFGRTHGAAAIRYKVEVMVYDGSGSINLLLWDRETTQLCGKQADKIVLKDAVGDDDYPPSLNNMMDKKVLFKINVKSANIKQYDPVYTVMKEADCSNSIDVSSNVVAIISDNDPELTLDSMEECMSSLKFKTPAKRAVGGSKPGLINVSNLEDEGQLSTNKFNRKGAKKLRSQLNDGDN is encoded by the exons ATgacaaaaaattttgattttgttaCTGATGTGAATGCCAGGAAACtagattcaaatttcaaagttTATATTGTTAGGATATGGGAAGTTCCAAGTAAATATAATGAGAAGGAGATTGGTTCAATTGAAATGATTCTTCAAGATTGTAAC GGTGGTAGGATCTACGCCACTATTCCGAGGGCTCTAGCCAAGAAATGGAGTGGTAACATCATAGAGTTTGAGATGTACACAATGACAAACTTCATAGTATTTGACAATAAGACCATCTCGAAGAATG ATCTGATTGGTAAGGTGGTCGGTAAGGAAGATCCGCAAGGCTTGATCACTAGCAAGGGTTTAATGACTAAGCGTATGGTCGTTATTTGGAAGATCTTGAGTATGTATTGTGCCACCATGAAT TTAGTGGACCATATTCTTCCACATACTAATGATGGGAGAGTTGAGCCACTTATTGTGGTCCTTCAATATTTCAAAGCAACAAGGTGGAATGGTAAAACTTCGGTTCAAAGCAATTTTGATATCTCCAAATTTCACATAAACCCAACACTAAAAGAAATTGATAGTTTTAGATGCAG ATTGCTCAGTGGCGGTCCATCAAGCTCAGCTAGGATTAGCCAGGTGTCCTCTCCAGCTGCGTGGTCTGCAAATGATGAGTTTAACCGTGGATCTGTTAGTGTGAAGACTATCGAGGATGCACTAAACTCTATTGAG GAAG GAAAAAATGATTGGTTTTATAAAGCATGTAGGAGGTGCCCCAAGAAGGTTGAAACCCCCATTGGTGAGTGGTATGAATGTGGGAAGTTTGGCCGCACACATGGAGCAGCCGCAATAAG GTACAAGGTTGAAGTAATGGTTTATGATGGATCAGGTAGCATCAACCTGCTTTTGTGGGATAGGGAGACAACTCAGTTGTGTGGGAAGCAGGCAGACAAAATCGTTCTCAAAGAT GCAGTTGGAGATGATGATTATCCACCATCTCTTAATAACATGATGGATAAGAAGGTGCTTTTCAAGATTAATGTTAAATCTGCCAATATAAAGCAATATGATCCAGTTTATACCGTGATGAAA GAGGCCGACTGCAGCAACTCAATTGACGTGTCAAGTAATGTTGTGGCTATCATCAGTGATAATGATcctgaacttactttg GATTCTATGGAAGAATGTATGTCAAGCCTCAAGTTCAAAACACCAGCTAAGAGAGCTGTCGGCGGTTCAAAACCTGGATTAATCAATGTTAGCAACTTAGAGGATGAAGGGCAGTTGTCCACTAATAAGTTTAATCGCAAGGGTGCAAAGAAGTTGAGGTCCCAGCTTAATGATGGGGATAACTAA